The following proteins are co-located in the Rattus norvegicus strain BN/NHsdMcwi chromosome X, GRCr8, whole genome shotgun sequence genome:
- the LOC134484029 gene encoding PWWP domain-containing DNA repair factor 4-like, translated as MDSAEYVLCGWKGQLWPARVLSRPRTPAHSKRRGTPFLEVQILPVGEKMRVRSTEVRPLTKSEIISIASLSRKEPRGSPGQSRAYRRALKVALDVLGEGTCLFQGGRPGGRRTSTVAPKIPKEQASSSSSLGQRLCLRLQGRNQKGQGPSQRSPGKRGRPGPVLMDSQSVPAVQGGEAQAHTAVGPPRLVMQGRVLRGTRVWPSNSEAPLGNAGGDPRKRKPVTSKPRSLSAPASREGTRAKNHQHHQHHQHQQQQQQQQQQQQQQQQQQQQQQAASGPPRRISVSPKALKQRVRCPGLEIRAIGAQRKTALPENKDHPAPGTPKPDSKGASAACMPPIPTLRRSLRIASRKRKVRVLCTQCGLPKLGPQVHSKVTNTRFKRRRAGVPKDAQATNVASAQGPSTIERGTLVWFKFQDLPFWPAVVKSVSTIDKMARVLLIEGNMQFERRGIRVPLRKLKHLDCGEKISLLRRARRLYAHGINWCFSVIDHYREELACGSFLGSFIDYFTTQASYPLRRAIQEGDLHIDFPKVSYADLEDWEEETTPGGKGPHKKFLPDRMKAAWDRANQKLVDFIVKRKGADQHLMDIVKGRKPSKWLDALWKSKREVLCIETYLEDEDQLHLVARHLQEVAKEADKALLSLARGDIVRFTMEVLLPEAIICSIANLDELSYKEAEEKYLRGPPVHYREKELFDKNILKAARKRSAARIQAARHPPVHTP; from the coding sequence ATGGACTCTGCAGAGTATGTGCTCTGTGGCTGGAAGGGTCAGCTGTGGCCCGCAAGGGTGTTGTCCAGacccaggaccccagcccatagTAAGAGGAGAGGGACGCCTTTCCTGGAGGTCCAAATCCTGCCTGTGGGTGAGAAGATGAGAGTGAGGAGCACCGAGGTGAGGCCTCTAACCAAGTCTGAAATCATAAGCATTGCCTCCTTGTCAAGAAAGGAGCCACGGGGCTCACCAGGGCAGAGCAGGGCATACAGAAGAGCCCTCAAGGTGGCACTAGATGTTCTGGGCGAGGGAACCTGCTTGTTTCAAGGAGGAAGACCAGGCGGCCGAAGAACCAGCACAGTGGCTCCAAAGATTCCAAAAGAGCAggccagctccagctccagcctaGGCCAGCGCCTGTGCCTGCGCCTCCAAGGGCGCAACCAGAAAGGCCAAGGCCCCTCCCAGAGGAGTCCTGGGAAGCGTGGCCGCCCTGGCCCTGTGTTGATGGACTCACAGAGTGTACCTGCAGTGCAAGGGGGGGAAGCCCAGGCCCACACTGCTGTAGGGCCCCCTCGCCTTGTAATGCAAGGGAGAGTGTTAAGAGGCACCAGAGTGTGGCCAAGTAACTCGGAGGCACCTTTGGGAAATGCTGGTGGTGATCCAAGGAAGAGAAAGCCAGTAACATCCAAGCCCAGGTCTTTGAGTGCCCCGGCCTCCAGGGAGGGTACCCGGGCTAAaaaccaccagcaccaccaacaccaccaacaccagcagcagcagcagcagcagcagcagcagcagcagcagcagcagcagcagcagcagcagcagcaggctgcCTCTGGGCCACCGAGGCGCATCTCTGTCTCACCCAAAGCTCTCAAACAACGAGTTCGGTGTCCTGGCCTAGAGATCCGGGCAATAGGAGCCCAAAGGAAGACCGCCCTCCCAGAGAACAAGGACCATCCTGCCCCGGGAACCCCAAAGCCTGACTCAAAGGGGGCATCGGCAGCCTGCATGCCTCCAATCCCAACGCTGCGGAGGTCACTCCGCATAGCTAGCCGAAAAAGGAAGGTCCGTGTGCTGTGCACACAGTGCGGGCTCCCAAAACTGGGACCCCAAGTGCACTCAAAGGTGACTAACACCAGGTTCAAGAGGAGAAGGGCCGGAGTTCCTAAAGATGCTCAAGCCACCAACGTGGCTTCTGCCCAGGGGCCCAGTACCATCGAGCGGGGAACGCTGGTCTGGTTCAAATTTCAGGACCTTCCCTTCTGGCCAGCGGTGGTCAAGAGTGTCAGCACCATTGACAAGATGGCAAGGGTGCTGTTGATCGAGGGCAACATGCAGTTTGAGCGCAGGGGTATCCGCGTCCCTCTCCGCAAGTTGAAGCATCTGGACTGTGGGGAGAAAATATCACTCTTGAGGAGAGCCAGAAGGCTGTACGCCCATGGCATCAACTGGTGCTTCTCAGTGATCGACCACTACAGAGAGGAGCTCGCCTGTGGCTCCTTCCTGGGCTCCTTTATTGACTACTTCACCACCCAAGCCAGTTACCCACTGAGGAGAGCCATCCAGGAGGGTGACCTGCACATCGATTTCCCCAAGGTGAGCTATGCCGACCTGGAAGATTGGGAGGAGGAGACCACCCCAGGTGGGAAGGGGCCCCACAAGAAATTCCTGCCTGACCGCATGAAGGCCGCTTGGGACAGAGCTAACCAGAAGCTCGTGGACTTCATCGTGAAGAGAAAGGGGGCCGACCAGCACCTGATGGACATTGTGAAGGGCAGAAAACCGTCCAAGTGGCTGGACGCTCTCTGGAAATCAAAGAGGGAAGTCCTCTGTATTGAGACCTACCTGGAGGACGAGGACCAGCTGCATCTCGTGGCCAGACATTTGCAAGAAGTAGCCAAGGAAGCAGACAAGGCCCTGCTCTCGCTGGCAAGAGGAGACATAGTGAGGTTTACGATGGAGGTTCTTCTTCCAGAAGCAATCATCTGCTCGATCGCCAACCTGGATGAGCTCAGCTacaaggaggcagaggagaagtACCTGCGTGGCCCACCCGTGCATTACCGTGAGAAAGAGCTATTTGACAAGAACATCTTAAAGGCGGCCAGGAAGAGATCTGCAGCCAGGATTCAGGCTGCCAGGCACCCTCCTGTGCACACTCCTTAG